The genomic segment GTCCCAAGGACCCGGCAACCCTCAAGGGGCGGCGAATGCTTTCCTCGCTCCTGTTTTCCTGACGAGCCCGACCATGCACAAGCGCCCCACCTCTCCAGCAGATCTGCCCCGCAGCGTGCCGATCTTCCCGTTGTCGGGGGCGCTTCTGCTGCCGTTTGCCCACCGCCCCCTCAACATTTTCGAGCCGCGCTATGTGCGCATGGTCGATGACGCCCTGGCCGGCGACCGCCTGGTCGGCCTCATCCAGCCGGTGGATACGAGCGAGGAATCGCCGCGCGGCCGGGCCCAGCTCCAGAACATCGGCTGCCTGGGCCGGCTCACCCACTGGGAAGAGAACGGGGAAGGCCGCTACTTCATCATCCTCGAAGGGGTGACGCGCTTCGAGCTGGTCTCCGAGCTCACCGTCATGACCCCCTACCGCCAGGCCCAGATCTCGGCGACCGGTTTCGCCA from the Youhaiella tibetensis genome contains:
- a CDS encoding LON peptidase substrate-binding domain-containing protein — encoded protein: MHKRPTSPADLPRSVPIFPLSGALLLPFAHRPLNIFEPRYVRMVDDALAGDRLVGLIQPVDTSEESPRGRAQLQNIGCLGRLTHWEENGEGRYFIILEGVTRFELVSELTVMTPYRQAQISATGFASDFDRKFGEDEVDRPRFLKMMRDYAEFGDFDLNWDEIEKTGTADLVNFCCMVSPYGAREKQVLLEAKSLSDRAETLIALAEIEMAKGDGDAPLLQ